ATGATGCTGAGCTTTGTAGGTGGCTTAACCCTTCCCTACAGGATGCGAAACTCATTCCATGCTTCTCAACCTCAGTTTTTATCTTAAGGATCAATTTGAGCCTGAGATTCATTGGTAGGCAGAGTGCTCTACCGATCCTGCTCCCCTCCTTATAGTATAATTCATGTAGCGATTCCTCTAATTTCGGGAAGGTTTGGGTGAGTCGCCTGAAACTGTCTTCCCTCGCCTTATAGGTTGAGGCGGTTACATGTCTTACACCCACTTCAGCCAATTTTCTTACCAGGCTAGATAATGTTTCATCATCACTGTTTAGTCCAGGGATGATTGGGTCTACGCGGGCGCTGCATGGTATATCATGGTCACGAAGCGTCTCTATAGCTCTCAACCTCTCCGTAGGTTTCGGCGCAGCCGGCTCCAGCATCTTGGCCTCATCGTCGTTCAATGTCGTCACTGTTATGTTCACAGCAGCCATACATCTTTTTAGTAGGTCTATATCCCTCGTTACAAGGTCTGACTTGGTGACTATCAGGAATCTGGCTGAGTATTCTCTCAGAACTTTTATTGTCTCTCTCGTCAGACCGAGCTTACTCTCGATGGGGGTGTATGGGTCTGAGCTGCTCGCCATACATATGGGGATCCGCCTATCTATCTTTTCCAATTCAAAGGTTAATCTTTTG
The Candidatus Bathyarchaeota archaeon DNA segment above includes these coding regions:
- a CDS encoding radical SAM protein yields the protein MGVIGSFDPWRSRMCTCPRKYSLSPYTGCSHKCLYCYISSYIPNPFEARPKKDFVKRLTFELEKIDRRIPICMASSSDPYTPIESKLGLTRETIKVLREYSARFLIVTKSDLVTRDIDLLKRCMAAVNITVTTLNDDEAKMLEPAAPKPTERLRAIETLRDHDIPCSARVDPIIPGLNSDDETLSSLVRKLAEVGVRHVTASTYKAREDSFRRLTQTFPKLEESLHELYYKEGSRIGRALCLPMNLRLKLILKIKTEVEKHGMSFASCREGLSHLQSSASCDSTHMIPNKTSSIKRS